Proteins from a single region of Chloroherpeton thalassium ATCC 35110:
- a CDS encoding transketolase family protein has product MTYQDLLLQISKENDKLLVMTAENRAAIRGLPQEIGDKFVDVGIAEQTMIGAAAGLALRGRVPLVHALATFLTLRAFEFIRTDVGIANLPVKVIGGVPGFLSDGNGPTHQAIEDISLMRGIPNMKVFCPADEEELVQGMKLIIDDPAPWYVRYNAMKPCVEHKAPVELGKAEVLSEGYDVALLVYGFLLKEAQVAKELLEKEGLSVRLVNVRTLKPIDGEVILKAARETRLLVTVEDHFLTGGLFSILSELLVHEQTKVNVLPIALKEKWFKPALLPNVLQHEGFTGAQLATTIMNYVKDAQHSVL; this is encoded by the coding sequence ATGACATATCAAGATTTATTATTACAAATATCGAAAGAAAACGATAAGCTGCTCGTCATGACGGCGGAAAACCGCGCGGCCATCAGAGGCTTACCACAAGAAATCGGCGATAAGTTTGTGGACGTTGGCATTGCCGAGCAAACCATGATTGGTGCGGCTGCTGGTCTGGCATTGCGCGGACGCGTGCCGCTCGTTCATGCGCTCGCGACGTTTTTAACCTTACGCGCGTTTGAATTTATCAGAACCGATGTAGGCATTGCCAATTTGCCGGTGAAAGTTATCGGTGGCGTGCCGGGCTTTCTTTCCGACGGAAATGGCCCAACGCATCAAGCCATCGAGGATATTTCCTTGATGCGAGGCATTCCAAATATGAAGGTCTTTTGTCCGGCGGATGAAGAAGAACTGGTTCAAGGCATGAAACTCATCATCGATGATCCTGCGCCTTGGTATGTTCGCTACAACGCGATGAAGCCATGCGTGGAGCATAAAGCGCCGGTCGAGCTTGGCAAAGCGGAAGTGTTGTCGGAGGGCTACGATGTTGCGCTGCTCGTTTATGGATTTTTGCTGAAAGAGGCGCAAGTCGCCAAAGAATTGCTTGAAAAAGAAGGCCTAAGCGTCCGTTTGGTCAATGTCAGAACCTTGAAGCCGATTGACGGGGAAGTGATTTTAAAAGCGGCAAGGGAAACCCGCTTGCTCGTGACGGTCGAAGATCATTTCCTAACAGGCGGTCTTTTTTCCATCCTTTCCGAGTTGCTCGTCCATGAGCAAACGAAGGTAAATGTTTTGCCAATTGCTTTGAAGGAAAAATGGTTCAAGCCGGCCTTGCTGCCTAATGTCTTGCAGCATGAAGGCTTTACTGGCGCACAGCTTGCCACGACGATTATGAATTATGTCAAAGATGCGCAGCATAGCGTGCTTTAG